A genomic window from Candidatus Kouleothrix ribensis includes:
- a CDS encoding winged helix-turn-helix domain-containing protein, translated as MSDVASFGSWMRRRRRALDLTQDDLARQVGCAAVMIRKIEADERRPSQQLAERLALCLKIAESQHAEFVRLARMVPTPHELAQLPIDLPDGLASSERYPDTLSLPADLQPALARTPHTEPATAPGYFTFLDKGHADSYRHTPIAQLAWAIRARENRLVLGLPGMGVSNLLRFLVARGTAIVPQALFAYYDCDTLPGEDFEEALFEAIAAQLIEQGLREPPNNARPGYARLQRLLMRVDGDPAGRIALVIDQADGLAAMVGRPFYQRLKALTDLNKRVCVFMALGPQAAAQADPDDLLFAGRRLAVGRLGASDMQDAIAEEARRLAIEFAAPTQALLAALAGGHPGLLRSLASATAAGALAGTPNPDTAAERMLARDDVRYRCRKLWNALPPTQQAALGCFVRGAPLDEAQLGWLCEYGLIERVLDADQVCSPIVREFVLTQAPPPEPAPLAPGALAAVTIVQPSLDRAGLIRAGKVLKGGDEVAVSRLALRLIYFLTRERRICTRHEIAGYVWFGANTEGVSDAAIDDLIRQVRQRLGGEYIKNHRGQGYEWMGHPDTHTAARTR; from the coding sequence ATGAGCGATGTTGCTTCGTTCGGCAGCTGGATGCGCCGGCGCCGCCGCGCGCTCGACCTGACGCAGGACGATCTTGCGCGCCAGGTTGGCTGTGCTGCGGTGATGATCCGAAAAATCGAGGCCGACGAGCGCCGGCCGTCGCAGCAGCTGGCCGAGCGACTGGCGCTCTGCTTGAAGATCGCCGAAAGCCAGCACGCCGAGTTTGTGCGGCTGGCCCGCATGGTGCCCACCCCGCACGAGTTAGCGCAGCTACCGATTGATCTGCCGGATGGCCTGGCCAGCTCCGAGCGCTACCCCGATACGCTGAGCCTGCCGGCCGATCTACAGCCGGCGCTGGCCAGAACGCCGCACACAGAGCCAGCCACCGCGCCAGGCTACTTCACCTTCCTCGATAAAGGGCACGCCGACAGCTACCGCCATACACCTATCGCGCAGTTGGCGTGGGCAATCCGCGCGCGCGAAAATCGCCTGGTGCTGGGCCTGCCGGGCATGGGCGTGTCGAACCTGCTGCGCTTTCTGGTGGCGCGCGGCACGGCGATCGTGCCGCAGGCGCTGTTTGCCTACTACGACTGCGATACGCTGCCTGGCGAAGATTTCGAGGAGGCGCTGTTCGAGGCGATTGCGGCTCAGCTGATCGAACAGGGGCTGCGTGAGCCACCGAACAACGCCAGGCCTGGCTACGCGCGATTACAGCGCCTGCTGATGCGCGTCGATGGCGACCCGGCTGGGCGAATCGCGCTGGTGATCGATCAGGCCGACGGGCTGGCGGCGATGGTTGGGCGCCCATTCTATCAGCGGCTCAAGGCGCTCACCGATCTGAACAAGCGCGTTTGCGTGTTCATGGCGCTAGGCCCACAGGCCGCTGCCCAGGCCGACCCCGACGACCTGCTGTTTGCCGGGCGCAGGCTGGCGGTTGGCCGGCTTGGCGCCAGCGATATGCAGGATGCAATTGCCGAGGAAGCGCGCCGGTTGGCGATCGAATTTGCTGCGCCGACCCAGGCGCTGCTCGCTGCGCTGGCCGGCGGGCACCCTGGCTTGCTGCGCTCGCTCGCCTCGGCCACGGCGGCTGGCGCGCTGGCCGGCACGCCCAACCCCGACACAGCGGCCGAGCGTATGCTCGCGCGCGACGACGTGCGCTACCGCTGCCGCAAGCTGTGGAATGCGCTACCACCCACACAGCAGGCCGCGCTCGGCTGCTTTGTGCGCGGCGCGCCGCTGGATGAGGCCCAGCTTGGCTGGCTGTGCGAGTATGGGTTGATCGAACGCGTACTCGACGCCGACCAGGTCTGCTCGCCGATCGTGCGCGAGTTCGTGCTGACGCAGGCGCCACCACCCGAACCCGCGCCGCTGGCGCCAGGCGCGCTGGCAGCGGTGACGATCGTACAGCCTAGCCTCGATCGCGCCGGGCTGATCCGGGCCGGCAAGGTGCTTAAGGGCGGCGACGAAGTAGCGGTATCGCGGCTCGCGCTCCGGCTGATCTACTTTCTGACGCGCGAGCGCAGGATCTGCACCCGCCACGAGATCGCCGGCTATGTCTGGTTTGGCGCGAACACCGAAGGGGTTTCCGATGCCGC
- a CDS encoding LCP family protein, producing MAIPDQHPPAARKQPPRRGARRSRLRQWLPFGIGLLIGLVLSGAGLLYLRTSQTLSSIQQADPRRPPTPTPRSFIEKIIGGGTLYPTQPPIPDALRDPFTILLIGVDTRPDPNEGVRSDTLILVHVDPANKWVAMLSIPRDSVAYIPHVGWAKINAAYAGGYANAAAIYGEGTAPDAGGAALAAETVEKFLDVKVDYTAQIDFHGFETVVDSIGGVLVDVPKPLLDAEYPTEDYGVERIYIPAGLQVLDGRHALIYARSRHASTDFDRSRRQQMVLRAVLDQVRLRGLLDNVASLPEWADLLAQNVRTTLPISQLGMINGLAGLARELRGERVLQFSINPLDVAIDHEDGSDIYWNQFDLAALVARWQAGPPQPGMEGRIQVLNGAAVDGIAAKVSEYLRGQGFVLTAPSQASQSYPHSLIIDYTGQVATRQKLADLLGITPAYVQSPPAADAPPAPDRTDIVLIIGQDYQPRWAGQP from the coding sequence GTGGCGATACCTGACCAGCATCCCCCAGCCGCGCGCAAGCAGCCGCCGCGCCGTGGCGCTCGCCGCTCACGCCTACGCCAGTGGCTGCCGTTTGGCATCGGCCTGTTGATCGGCCTGGTGCTCAGCGGCGCCGGCCTGTTATACCTGCGCACCAGCCAGACGCTCAGCAGCATCCAGCAGGCCGACCCACGCCGCCCGCCCACGCCCACGCCGCGCAGCTTTATCGAAAAGATCATCGGCGGCGGCACGCTCTACCCGACCCAGCCGCCCATCCCCGACGCACTGCGCGACCCGTTTACCATCCTGCTGATCGGCGTCGACACGCGCCCCGACCCGAACGAGGGCGTGCGCAGCGACACCCTGATCCTGGTGCATGTCGACCCGGCCAACAAATGGGTCGCCATGCTCTCGATCCCGCGCGACTCGGTGGCCTACATCCCGCACGTGGGCTGGGCCAAGATCAACGCGGCCTATGCCGGCGGCTACGCCAACGCCGCCGCGATCTACGGTGAGGGCACCGCGCCTGATGCTGGCGGCGCGGCCCTCGCGGCCGAGACGGTCGAGAAATTCCTCGATGTAAAGGTCGATTACACCGCCCAGATCGACTTCCACGGCTTCGAGACGGTGGTCGACTCGATCGGCGGCGTGCTGGTCGATGTGCCTAAGCCGCTGCTCGACGCAGAGTACCCGACCGAAGATTATGGCGTCGAGCGGATCTACATCCCGGCCGGCCTGCAGGTGCTCGATGGCCGGCACGCGCTGATCTACGCGCGCTCGCGCCACGCCAGCACCGACTTCGACCGCAGCAGGCGCCAGCAGATGGTGCTGCGCGCCGTGCTCGATCAGGTGCGCTTGCGCGGGCTGCTCGACAATGTCGCATCGCTGCCCGAGTGGGCCGATCTGCTGGCCCAGAATGTGCGCACGACTCTGCCGATCAGCCAGCTGGGCATGATCAATGGCCTGGCCGGCCTGGCGCGCGAGCTGCGCGGTGAGCGTGTACTGCAGTTCAGCATCAACCCGCTCGACGTGGCGATCGATCATGAAGACGGCTCGGATATCTACTGGAACCAGTTCGACCTGGCGGCGCTGGTGGCGCGCTGGCAGGCTGGCCCGCCGCAGCCGGGTATGGAGGGCCGTATTCAGGTGCTCAATGGCGCGGCGGTCGATGGCATTGCCGCCAAGGTCAGCGAGTACCTGCGTGGCCAGGGCTTTGTGCTGACCGCGCCGAGCCAGGCGTCGCAGAGCTACCCGCACTCGCTGATCATCGATTACACTGGCCAGGTCGCTACGCGCCAGAAGCTCGCCGACCTGCTTGGCATCACACCGGCCTACGTCCAGTCGCCGCCTGCCGCCGATGCGCCGCCGGCACCCGATCGCACCGATATTGTGTTGATCATTGGCCAGGATTATCAGCCGCGCTGGGCCGGCCAGCCGTAG